One segment of Synechocystis sp. PCC 7509 DNA contains the following:
- a CDS encoding recombinase family protein, translated as MLIGYARVSTDDQKLNLQKDALQAAGCEQIFEDYFSGVKTARPGLTSALEIARAGDTLVVWRLDRLGRSLKDLIELTETLKGRSIGLHSLQESINTTSSSGQLIFHLFGALAEFERNLIRERTQAGLAAARARGRKGGRPKALDPNKRQLAVKLYNDRQYSIDEICHMMGISKPTLYNYVAEGQIR; from the coding sequence ATGCTAATTGGCTATGCTCGCGTGTCAACAGACGATCAAAAATTAAATCTGCAAAAGGATGCTTTGCAGGCGGCAGGATGCGAGCAGATTTTTGAGGATTACTTCAGTGGAGTCAAAACTGCTCGTCCAGGCTTAACCTCAGCATTAGAAATAGCTAGAGCCGGGGATACGCTTGTAGTGTGGCGATTAGACCGTTTAGGCAGATCCCTTAAAGACTTAATTGAGTTAACAGAAACCTTAAAAGGGCGCTCGATTGGACTGCATAGCCTGCAAGAATCGATTAATACCACTTCAAGTAGCGGACAGTTGATATTTCACTTATTTGGGGCATTGGCAGAATTTGAACGTAACTTAATCCGAGAAAGAACCCAAGCTGGACTTGCTGCCGCCAGAGCTAGAGGGCGCAAAGGTGGACGACCCAAAGCTTTAGACCCTAACAAACGACAATTGGCAGTTAAGCTCTACAACGATCGTCAATACTCAATAGACGAAATCTGCCACATGATGGGCATCTCCAAACCAACCCTCTACAACTATGTAGCCGAGGGGCAAATAAGATAA
- a CDS encoding PIN domain-containing protein, whose protein sequence is MNIYVETNFVLELTFEQEQCSSCEQILKLVETEQAKLIIPAYSLAEPHEKLTRQARKRKELQRSLNAELTQLSRTASYKSRIKSIQDIASLMVQSNEEEKHRFSQYRKRIFNIGEIVALTGDILKEAVSHEAAYDLTPQDALVYASVVNHLRCYKPPQACFLNRNSKDFDNPDIEEELNQFNCKIFLQFERGYSYIQSQLPS, encoded by the coding sequence GTGAATATCTATGTCGAAACAAATTTTGTTTTAGAGCTAACCTTTGAGCAGGAGCAATGTTCTAGCTGTGAACAGATTCTAAAACTCGTTGAAACAGAGCAGGCAAAGCTGATAATTCCGGCATATAGTCTTGCGGAACCCCATGAGAAGCTGACTCGTCAAGCAAGGAAGCGTAAGGAGCTTCAAAGGTCATTAAATGCTGAGTTAACCCAACTTTCACGTACAGCTTCTTATAAAAGTCGTATTAAGAGTATCCAAGACATTGCTAGCTTAATGGTTCAAAGTAATGAGGAGGAGAAACATCGCTTTAGCCAATATCGAAAGCGCATCTTCAATATAGGAGAGATTGTAGCGCTAACGGGCGATATTTTAAAAGAAGCAGTATCTCATGAAGCTGCTTACGATTTAACGCCACAAGATGCCCTTGTTTATGCTTCAGTTGTGAACCATCTGCGATGCTATAAACCACCACAGGCGTGTTTTTTGAATCGAAACTCAAAAGACTTCGACAATCCTGATATCGAGGAGGAACTCAACCAATTCAACTGCAAGATATTTCTACAATTCGAGCGTGGATATAGTTATATTCAGTCACAGTTACCTTCTTAG
- a CDS encoding hybrid sensor histidine kinase/response regulator gives MHKILVIEDEEYVRLNILKLLQFEDFNVIGAENGYIGTQLAKEEIPDLILCDIMMPELDGYGVRKILSQDPVTATIPFIFVTAKTDQADFRLGMLSGADDYLTKPFTRNDLLNAVEARLDKRKVINTQFQHKLNKLCGSINDSLPYELMMPLHAIQEVLQTLTTEYDSIERRKILEMTTEAYASSLRLQRLSQNFLFYALIETTATDPEQVEILRSKSSSLVKSLITDIANEKAKELKRGADLHLELQDAKVSISEANLAKIVEELTDNACKFSSPGTPIVIKSVFNGNMFTLFVTDQGQGMTIEQIANLGAYVQFERKLYGQTGSGLGLTIAKRLSELHGGELAIDSIPYQKTTVRVVLPM, from the coding sequence ATGCACAAAATTTTAGTGATTGAAGATGAAGAATATGTCCGATTAAATATTCTCAAGCTACTTCAATTTGAGGATTTCAATGTAATTGGAGCAGAAAACGGTTACATCGGCACACAACTGGCTAAGGAAGAAATACCCGATCTAATTCTTTGCGACATCATGATGCCCGAATTAGACGGTTACGGTGTCCGAAAAATTTTGTCTCAAGACCCAGTAACTGCAACAATTCCTTTTATCTTTGTTACTGCCAAAACTGATCAAGCTGATTTTCGCCTCGGTATGCTCTCAGGAGCAGATGATTATTTGACCAAACCATTTACGCGAAACGATTTACTAAATGCAGTCGAGGCTCGGCTCGACAAACGAAAAGTCATAAATACACAGTTTCAACATAAGCTAAATAAACTGTGCGGTAGTATTAATGACTCATTACCTTATGAACTAATGATGCCCCTGCATGCAATTCAGGAAGTTTTACAAACTTTAACGACCGAATACGATTCAATCGAGCGGCGCAAAATTCTAGAAATGACAACGGAAGCCTACGCATCAAGTCTACGCTTACAGAGATTAAGCCAAAATTTTCTATTTTATGCATTAATTGAAACAACTGCTACAGATCCGGAGCAAGTCGAGATACTACGGAGCAAATCTTCAAGCTTGGTCAAGAGCTTGATTACAGATATTGCAAACGAAAAAGCTAAAGAGTTAAAGCGCGGAGCAGATTTGCATCTGGAGCTACAAGATGCCAAAGTTTCAATTTCAGAAGCAAATTTGGCAAAAATTGTGGAGGAGCTGACTGATAATGCCTGCAAATTTTCTTCACCAGGAACGCCCATTGTAATAAAAAGTGTTTTTAATGGCAATATGTTTACCCTGTTCGTTACAGATCAGGGACAAGGTATGACAATTGAGCAAATTGCTAATCTTGGAGCCTATGTACAGTTTGAACGCAAACTTTATGGACAAACAGGCTCAGGATTGGGACTCACGATTGCTAAACGTCTGTCTGAATTGCACGGAGGAGAATTAGCAATAGACAGCATTCCCTACCAAAAAACAACAGTGCGTGTTGTCCTTCCCATGTAA
- a CDS encoding GAF domain-containing protein → MVYKNVTQNWTQTLEQETLLNRIVNRIRQSLDLQEILTTTVLEIRSFLGIERVKIYRFAPDGSGEVIAESIHRNHLPSLLGLCFPAGDIPPHAREMFVKARQRVIMDIASQRKTINQLDCPETRKGLAIEDIRYYPADPCHLKYLSNMGVDSSLTVPILHQNRLWGLLACHHTQTRLFSEQELKVVQLLVDQVTIAIAQSNLLLQARQQAYHEATINQISSLLHSPLNVVESQQTVLEETVKALNGSGGGCVAKNGRLK, encoded by the coding sequence ATGGTTTATAAAAATGTTACACAAAATTGGACACAAACCTTGGAACAGGAGACCTTGCTCAATCGAATTGTCAACCGAATTCGACAGTCTTTGGATCTGCAAGAAATTTTGACGACGACGGTGCTAGAAATCCGTTCATTTTTGGGCATAGAGCGAGTCAAAATTTATCGATTTGCTCCCGATGGAAGTGGTGAAGTCATTGCAGAGTCTATTCATAGGAATCACCTACCCTCTCTGTTAGGTCTCTGTTTTCCGGCTGGCGACATTCCTCCCCATGCCCGTGAGATGTTTGTTAAAGCCCGTCAACGGGTAATTATGGATATTGCTTCTCAGCGTAAGACAATCAACCAGTTGGACTGTCCAGAAACCAGAAAAGGCCTAGCGATAGAAGATATTCGCTATTATCCAGCGGACCCCTGCCACCTCAAATATCTCTCTAATATGGGTGTAGATTCTTCTCTGACCGTACCAATTCTGCATCAAAACCGCTTATGGGGGTTGTTGGCTTGTCACCATACTCAGACACGCCTCTTTTCCGAACAAGAGTTGAAAGTCGTGCAGTTGCTGGTGGATCAAGTGACGATTGCGATTGCTCAATCAAACCTACTCTTGCAAGCTCGACAACAGGCTTACCATGAAGCCACGATTAATCAAATCAGCAGTCTGCTTCATTCCCCACTCAATGTTGTAGAAAGTCAGCAGACCGTGCTTGAGGAAACTGTTAAAGCACTAAATGGTTCTGGGGGCGGTTGTGTTGCAAAAAATGGTAGGCTGAAATAA
- a CDS encoding ATP-binding domain-containing protein, with product MYTTIKLSLHHRCRCYVIHKIHKAQGSEYPVVILPIFMQHYLMLSRNLIYTGLTRAKRLAIVVGTTKAIGLAVRQVKDQQRYTYLQERLRLMTLATTG from the coding sequence ATATACACAACAATAAAACTATCATTACATCATCGTTGTAGATGTTATGTAATACATAAAATTCATAAAGCACAAGGCTCGGAGTATCCGGTGGTAATCCTGCCTATATTTATGCAGCATTACTTGATGCTGTCGCGCAACTTGATTTATACGGGTCTAACTCGTGCTAAAAGATTAGCAATTGTCGTAGGGACAACTAAAGCAATTGGTTTAGCAGTCAGGCAAGTTAAAGACCAGCAGCGCTATACCTACTTGCAAGAACGATTGAGGCTAATGACCCTTGCTACTACTGGTTAG
- a CDS encoding tyrosine-type recombinase/integrase, with amino-acid sequence MKIDRHGRAKVLTQAEIRLLFNQGFATNRDRALFGVCLFTACRINEACTLQVIDVYDTRARVRPYLIIRKGKTKGKLATRTIPVITDLKALLSSYSLVKGQNYLFPGRYEGSYINPDSAARILRKACRLVGLEGVSTHSFRRTALTNMSNAGIGLRVIQEISGHRDLSQLQNYLEVAEAQVLGAVASLSMLSPVEYEVGKYREDDLATDLRQQ; translated from the coding sequence ATGAAAATAGACAGGCATGGCAGAGCCAAAGTCCTCACACAAGCAGAGATTAGGTTGTTGTTCAACCAAGGATTCGCCACCAATCGAGATCGGGCTTTGTTTGGCGTGTGCCTGTTTACCGCTTGCCGGATTAATGAAGCCTGTACTTTGCAGGTAATCGACGTTTATGACACTAGAGCAAGAGTTAGACCTTATTTAATTATTCGTAAAGGGAAAACTAAAGGGAAATTAGCCACCCGTACTATCCCCGTGATTACTGACTTGAAAGCGCTTTTATCTAGCTATAGCCTAGTCAAGGGTCAGAACTATCTGTTTCCCGGTCGTTACGAGGGCAGCTACATTAACCCAGATTCTGCGGCGAGGATTTTACGCAAAGCTTGCCGCCTAGTGGGATTAGAAGGAGTTTCAACGCACAGTTTTCGGCGCACTGCCCTGACAAACATGAGTAATGCGGGAATCGGGTTAAGAGTTATTCAAGAGATATCAGGTCACAGAGACTTAAGCCAACTGCAAAATTATTTGGAGGTAGCAGAAGCGCAAGTGTTAGGGGCAGTCGCTTCCCTATCAATGCTGTCTCCGGTTGAATATGAAGTCGGGAAATACAGGGAAGACGACTTGGCCACCGATTTAAGACAGCAGTAA
- a CDS encoding HU family DNA-binding protein, with protein sequence MNKAELVEAISQKTNVSKKETDSILTAMLEEIMAAVASGSKVTFVGFGSFEPRERQARSGRNPKTGETMTIPATRVPVFSAGKSFKDKVAPSE encoded by the coding sequence ATGAATAAAGCTGAATTAGTTGAGGCAATCTCACAAAAAACCAATGTTAGCAAGAAAGAAACTGATTCAATCCTGACTGCTATGTTAGAGGAAATTATGGCAGCCGTTGCAAGTGGCAGCAAGGTAACGTTTGTCGGGTTTGGCTCCTTTGAGCCGCGCGAACGTCAAGCGCGCTCTGGGCGTAACCCTAAAACAGGTGAAACTATGACTATTCCCGCTACTCGCGTTCCGGTCTTTTCGGCGGGTAAATCGTTTAAGGACAAGGTTGCTCCAAGCGAGTAA
- the dinB gene encoding DNA polymerase IV: MSSNRKILHVDLDAFYASVEQRDNPRYRDKPLVVGGLPQERGVVVAASYGARKFGIHSAMPSYLALQKCPALVFAPPRFEVYRSISTQIHAIFKRYTDLVEPVALDEAYLDVSQNKLGLLYATTIAKQIKAAILAETNLTASAGVSVNKFLAKMASGMNKPNGLTVILPEHAVDFVAALPIEKFHGIGQVTATKMHNLGIHNGADLKQYSQTDLVRHFGKAGHFYYLISRAEDNRIVEPNRLRKSIGAETSFTKDLNDPQVMLLELETIAQTVEHRLESYQTLGRTITLKVKFADYERITRSKTVTAAVGKAEAINQVARELLASVSLEGRSVRLLGISLSNLDGATEPKAIQLCLFESGY, from the coding sequence ATGAGCAGTAATAGAAAAATCCTGCACGTTGATCTTGATGCTTTTTATGCCTCGGTCGAACAACGGGACAACCCTCGTTATCGAGATAAACCCCTTGTGGTAGGTGGATTGCCCCAAGAGCGCGGTGTAGTGGTTGCTGCCAGCTACGGGGCTAGGAAGTTCGGTATCCATTCCGCCATGCCCTCTTACCTTGCCCTGCAAAAATGTCCTGCTCTGGTCTTTGCTCCACCTCGATTCGAGGTCTACCGCAGCATCAGTACCCAGATTCATGCTATCTTCAAGCGCTACACGGATTTAGTAGAACCTGTAGCCCTTGATGAAGCATACCTTGATGTCAGCCAAAATAAATTAGGGCTGCTTTACGCTACGACCATTGCCAAACAAATCAAAGCAGCAATTCTCGCAGAGACTAACCTAACGGCAAGTGCCGGAGTTTCGGTAAATAAGTTTTTGGCAAAAATGGCATCGGGCATGAACAAGCCCAACGGACTAACAGTGATTTTGCCTGAACACGCCGTAGATTTTGTCGCCGCCCTACCCATTGAGAAGTTTCATGGCATTGGACAAGTCACTGCTACCAAAATGCACAACTTGGGCATCCACAATGGGGCAGACCTTAAGCAATACAGCCAAACCGATCTAGTGCGTCACTTCGGCAAGGCAGGACATTTCTATTACCTCATTTCTAGGGCAGAGGATAATCGGATAGTCGAGCCTAACCGCCTTCGCAAATCAATTGGTGCAGAAACTTCGTTCACCAAGGACTTGAATGACCCACAAGTAATGCTACTTGAATTGGAAACCATTGCTCAAACTGTCGAGCATCGCTTAGAAAGCTACCAAACTCTGGGACGCACCATCACCTTGAAAGTCAAGTTTGCCGACTATGAGCGAATTACGCGCAGTAAAACTGTAACTGCTGCTGTTGGTAAGGCGGAGGCAATTAACCAAGTAGCCAGGGAACTGTTAGCATCGGTTTCTTTAGAGGGGCGCAGCGTTCGACTATTAGGTATTTCCCTATCAAATCTTGATGGAGCCACTGAACCCAAAGCAATTCAACTATGCTTGTTTGAATCTGGCTATTAA
- a CDS encoding MHYT domain-containing protein produces the protein MIVIYDRKLVLLSVLIAVLASYFALEIVGQIVVAQESVRKYSEETQPP, from the coding sequence ATGATAGTTATCTATGATAGAAAACTTGTTTTGCTTTCGGTTTTAATAGCAGTCTTAGCCTCTTATTTTGCGTTGGAGATAGTTGGGCAGATTGTGGTAGCTCAAGAGAGTGTACGGAAGTATAGTGAGGAAACGCAACCACCGTGA
- a CDS encoding IS6 family transposase has product MNSKSPFKWRHYQSEIILRCVRWYLSYPLSYRQVTEMVNERGLDIHHSTVFRWVQEYSPEMDKRVRPYLKLTNDSWRVDETYILVKGKQKYLYRAVDSAGNTLDFLLTAKRDAKAAKRFLRKTLKAIHTSVPRVITVDKNPAYPKAINVLKAANKLPEVVKLRQIKYLNNIVEQDHRGIKRLVKPGMGFGSFNTARRTIRGYETLNMVRKGQVIGVPRGAIKERLVFIYQIFGVVA; this is encoded by the coding sequence ATGAATTCTAAATCCCCCTTCAAGTGGCGGCATTATCAGTCAGAAATCATCCTACGTTGTGTTCGGTGGTATCTAAGCTATCCGCTTTCCTATCGCCAAGTAACAGAGATGGTGAACGAGCGGGGATTAGATATACATCACAGCACCGTCTTCCGTTGGGTGCAAGAATATAGTCCAGAAATGGACAAACGAGTCAGACCGTATCTAAAGCTTACTAATGACTCATGGCGGGTAGATGAAACCTATATTTTGGTCAAAGGCAAGCAGAAGTATTTATACCGAGCAGTCGATTCGGCAGGGAACACCTTAGACTTCCTCCTCACAGCGAAGCGGGATGCGAAAGCGGCGAAACGGTTTTTGCGTAAGACATTGAAAGCAATTCACACTTCCGTACCAAGAGTCATCACTGTGGATAAGAACCCTGCTTATCCAAAAGCGATTAACGTACTCAAAGCTGCCAATAAGTTACCCGAAGTAGTGAAATTACGACAGATTAAATATCTCAATAATATTGTGGAGCAAGACCATCGGGGGATAAAACGATTAGTCAAACCAGGAATGGGATTTGGCTCCTTCAACACTGCAAGAAGAACCATTCGGGGATATGAAACTCTGAACATGGTTAGAAAAGGACAAGTTATTGGTGTTCCCAGGGGAGCCATCAAAGAGCGACTTGTCTTTATCTATCAAATCTTTGGGGTAGTTGCATAA
- a CDS encoding transaldolase family protein, whose amino-acid sequence MNLLQSLQQRGQSVWLDGFERGWIISGQLQYSIDDDGVQGVLSNFQSLQAAIRGQEYDHDFSTLARKGSKLSARQYYDYAVMRDLQLAADLLKQTYTQTHGRDGYVQVDLPPYSLLQAETAITEAQKIWKSVGWCNLMLRIPATQIMIPVIEQLISDRMNVNATFVFSQTTYEQVFNAYLRGLESLIQQGESVNNVACFTSFSMGRFDAAIHPLTPNAPEPTSFGVVQANLLYQHYRNVYQSDRWKTLCKEANPLRLLWDCTDLHPQDAWRYIQALVFPESAIVLSPPTLEAYNGVSLLPTSLLDNLEDVKQIWASLLPTETSLDEIINQLINEEVARSMKDFEQLLNTIERKRIN is encoded by the coding sequence ATGAACTTGTTACAATCGCTGCAACAACGGGGGCAATCAGTCTGGCTAGACGGGTTTGAGCGAGGCTGGATTATTAGTGGTCAGTTGCAGTACTCTATTGATGACGATGGCGTGCAGGGTGTACTGTCAAACTTTCAAAGCCTGCAAGCTGCAATTAGAGGGCAGGAATACGATCACGACTTCAGCACACTTGCCCGCAAAGGCAGCAAGCTATCGGCGCGACAGTACTACGATTATGCGGTCATGCGAGACCTGCAATTAGCGGCTGACCTGCTAAAGCAAACCTATACTCAAACCCACGGGCGAGACGGTTACGTTCAAGTTGATCTCCCGCCATACTCGCTATTGCAAGCTGAAACCGCGATCACAGAAGCTCAAAAAATCTGGAAATCTGTCGGATGGTGTAACTTGATGCTAAGAATTCCAGCTACTCAAATCATGATTCCGGTGATTGAACAACTAATTAGCGATCGCATGAATGTGAATGCAACATTCGTGTTTTCTCAGACCACCTATGAACAAGTATTCAATGCGTATCTTCGAGGTCTAGAGAGCCTCATTCAACAAGGAGAATCTGTGAATAACGTTGCTTGTTTTACCAGTTTTTCGATGGGTCGCTTCGATGCAGCAATTCATCCACTCACACCTAACGCACCAGAGCCGACATCTTTCGGAGTCGTTCAAGCGAATCTTCTCTACCAGCACTATCGAAATGTCTATCAGAGCGATCGCTGGAAAACTTTATGCAAAGAGGCAAATCCGCTTCGTCTCCTATGGGATTGCACAGATCTTCATCCTCAAGATGCATGGCGCTATATTCAAGCTCTAGTATTTCCTGAAAGTGCGATCGTGCTGTCTCCACCGACGCTCGAAGCTTACAATGGAGTATCTCTACTTCCCACAAGCTTGCTTGATAATCTTGAAGATGTTAAACAGATTTGGGCAAGCTTGCTGCCAACAGAAACTTCTTTAGATGAGATTATCAACCAACTCATAAACGAGGAAGTAGCGCGATCAATGAAAGACTTTGAGCAATTGCTGAATACGATCGAGCGAAAGAGAATCAACTGA
- a CDS encoding tyrosine-type recombinase/integrase has translation MPQIPDRPILPINIISLDSGREKGSDRTQSPKMLSDLRHWQIEEFLRQTGKADNTQRAYKRQLKNFSSWCNKSWLDVTPSDIGKYRRELKQQELKPASINHALNTLRAFYQWLRRSNGYPVNQPLPTDAIGLERVEEPQDLHIEKEDMADIWHALSTDGATRIRDRAIVALLSHGLRASELSVLNINHWNGKRLTVHRSKGQNVSEIPLSREAKQHLEAYLEWRQHQGEVFIPTPDSPMFLCQDPKHRGERLGYKGLYRMVKKLGAIAQVDDIRPHRFRHEFGTSITRKGVDPMYGKELMGIKSDRVYGRYTQGALKQAAAKAYLQAIGEEED, from the coding sequence ATGCCCCAAATCCCAGACCGCCCTATCCTACCTATTAATATTATTTCCCTTGATAGCGGACGAGAGAAGGGAAGCGATCGCACCCAATCCCCAAAAATGCTTTCAGACTTGCGCCACTGGCAAATTGAGGAGTTTCTGCGGCAGACAGGCAAAGCAGATAACACGCAGCGCGCTTACAAGCGACAACTAAAGAATTTTAGCTCTTGGTGCAATAAGTCTTGGCTGGATGTCACCCCTAGCGATATCGGTAAATATCGGCGGGAGTTGAAACAGCAAGAACTTAAACCCGCTTCGATTAACCATGCCCTCAACACGCTACGAGCATTTTACCAATGGCTACGTCGCAGTAATGGATATCCGGTAAATCAACCCCTGCCGACGGATGCAATCGGACTAGAACGGGTAGAGGAGCCGCAAGACCTGCATATTGAAAAAGAGGACATGGCTGATATTTGGCACGCGCTTTCTACTGATGGCGCAACAAGAATACGCGATCGTGCAATTGTCGCTCTGCTTAGTCATGGACTTAGAGCTTCGGAATTATCAGTTCTTAATATCAACCATTGGAATGGCAAAAGATTGACTGTTCATCGTTCCAAGGGACAGAACGTAAGTGAAATACCTTTGAGCCGTGAAGCCAAACAACATTTAGAAGCCTATCTAGAATGGCGGCAGCATCAAGGAGAGGTGTTTATACCAACTCCTGATAGTCCGATGTTTTTGTGCCAAGATCCGAAGCACCGAGGGGAGAGGCTAGGTTACAAAGGGCTATACAGAATGGTAAAGAAGCTCGGTGCGATCGCTCAAGTAGATGATATCCGACCACATCGCTTTCGGCATGAATTTGGTACGAGCATTACCCGTAAAGGCGTAGACCCAATGTATGGCAAGGAGTTAATGGGGATTAAAAGCGATAGAGTATACGGGCGCTATACTCAAGGAGCGCTGAAACAAGCTGCGGCTAAGGCTTATTTGCAGGCGATCGGTGAGGAGGAAGATTAG
- a CDS encoding tyrosine-type recombinase/integrase, producing the protein MIKPPPLKLPNSSRREREFLYLHEVDALITASRQTRTPIRNQALIMLLFCQSLQPSEICWLRWCDLNFTTRTLLIVRNRSKSLRLQPQIVVNQQPLCPAEIEILQELVQLSKTDWILESERQQRLSDRSLHHIVQLSGIVAGLPIPVHPYMLRRSGLYYRAALLLQGANLSLHECCLLWNYYATSSDMPASAQIEYQAINRKREETFLLALDQIKAFSGISADENIIDYLLGAYLLSPPKPEIYNNYWLAPSNWHLRTLPKTSRTNR; encoded by the coding sequence ATGATTAAGCCTCCTCCACTCAAGCTTCCCAATTCATCCCGCCGCGAACGAGAATTCCTCTACCTCCATGAAGTCGATGCCCTGATTACTGCAAGCCGCCAAACTCGCACTCCCATCCGCAACCAAGCTTTGATCATGCTGTTGTTCTGTCAATCGCTGCAACCATCGGAAATTTGCTGGCTGCGCTGGTGCGACCTCAATTTCACTACCCGTACTCTGCTCATTGTTCGTAATCGCTCTAAATCCCTCCGCCTCCAACCACAAATTGTAGTTAACCAGCAACCTTTATGTCCTGCGGAAATTGAGATTTTGCAGGAATTAGTACAACTTAGTAAAACTGACTGGATACTAGAGAGCGAAAGGCAACAACGCTTAAGCGATCGCTCTTTGCACCATATTGTTCAACTTTCTGGCATTGTAGCTGGTTTGCCAATTCCAGTTCACCCCTATATGCTCCGCCGTTCTGGGTTATATTATCGCGCTGCTCTGTTGCTGCAAGGAGCCAATCTCTCTTTGCACGAATGCTGCCTGCTGTGGAATTATTACGCCACATCCTCAGATATGCCTGCTTCTGCCCAAATTGAGTATCAGGCGATTAACCGCAAGCGTGAGGAGACTTTTTTGCTTGCTCTTGACCAAATCAAAGCTTTTTCTGGTATCAGCGCCGATGAAAATATCATCGACTATCTTTTGGGTGCTTATTTGTTGTCTCCCCCCAAGCCAGAAATTTACAATAATTACTGGCTTGCGCCTTCTAACTGGCATTTGCGAACTTTGCCGAAAACATCTAGGACTAATAGATAA